In Kocuria turfanensis, a single genomic region encodes these proteins:
- the recR gene encoding recombination mediator RecR has product MYEGAVQDLIDELGRLPGVGPKSAQRIAFHLLDADKDDVRRLAEAMTAVKDKVKFCRICGNVSELDECAICRDARRDGSVICVVEESKDVMAIERTRSFRGRYHVLGGAISPIQGIGPDQLRIRELMTRLSDDTVQEVVLATDPNLEGEATATYLSRMLKTLGVRVTRLASGLPVGGDLEYADEVTLGRAFEGRTVVA; this is encoded by the coding sequence GTGTACGAAGGCGCTGTTCAGGATCTGATCGACGAGCTGGGACGGCTGCCCGGCGTCGGGCCCAAGTCCGCGCAGCGGATCGCGTTCCACCTCCTCGACGCCGACAAGGACGACGTGCGCCGGCTGGCCGAGGCCATGACGGCGGTCAAGGACAAGGTGAAGTTCTGCCGGATCTGCGGCAACGTCTCCGAGCTGGACGAGTGCGCCATCTGCCGCGACGCCCGCCGGGACGGCAGCGTCATCTGCGTGGTCGAGGAGTCCAAGGACGTCATGGCCATCGAGCGCACGCGCAGCTTCCGCGGCCGGTACCACGTGCTCGGCGGGGCCATCAGCCCCATCCAGGGCATCGGCCCGGACCAGCTGCGGATCCGGGAGCTCATGACCCGGCTCTCCGACGACACCGTGCAGGAGGTCGTGCTCGCCACCGACCCGAACCTGGAGGGCGAGGCCACCGCCACGTACCTCTCCCGGATGCTCAAGACCCTCGGGGTGCGCGTCACCCGCCTGGCCTCCGGGCTGCCCGTGGGCGGTGACCTCGAGTACGCCGACGAGGTCACCCTGGGGCGGGCCTTCGAGGGCCGCACGGTCGTCGCCTGA
- a CDS encoding helix-turn-helix domain-containing protein, with protein MTQHPPTTTPGLDGRDAERLAQALESRDVTVFVDGTSLRLPEGARGAVLDLLSRLTRGESVTVSSARQPLTGSEELLTTSQAAALAGISHTYLRNLTSEGVIPVQYRGSHRRIRRSDVQTWLARHGDDAADTADAAEELLTTSQAAALAGISHTYLRNLTSEGVIPVQYRGSHRRIRRSDVQAWLAGRQRADAGGASASD; from the coding sequence ATGACCCAGCACCCTCCGACGACCACCCCCGGACTCGACGGCCGGGACGCCGAACGACTGGCGCAGGCCCTCGAGTCCCGGGACGTGACGGTCTTCGTGGACGGCACCTCCCTGCGCCTGCCGGAGGGAGCGCGCGGCGCCGTCCTCGATCTCCTGTCCCGGCTCACCCGCGGGGAGTCCGTCACCGTGAGCTCCGCCCGGCAGCCGCTGACCGGCTCCGAGGAGCTGCTGACCACGTCCCAGGCGGCGGCGCTGGCCGGGATCTCCCACACCTACCTGCGCAACCTCACCAGCGAGGGCGTGATCCCGGTGCAGTACCGCGGCAGCCACCGCCGGATCCGCCGCTCCGACGTCCAGACCTGGCTCGCCCGCCACGGCGACGACGCCGCCGACACCGCCGACGCCGCTGAGGAGCTGCTGACCACCTCGCAGGCGGCGGCGCTGGCCGGGATCTCCCACACCTACCTGCGCAACCTCACCAGCGAGGGCGTGATCCCGGTGCAGTACCGCGGCAGCCACCGCCGGATCCGCCGCTCCGACGTCCAGGCCTGGCTGGCGGGGCGGCAGCGCGCCGACGCCGGGGGCGCATCCGCGTCGGACTGA
- a CDS encoding CBS domain-containing protein, whose amino-acid sequence MTKAREIMTPGAECIGEHETLEAAARKMKDLGVGALPVCGEHGRLVGVLTDRDIVVRCIADGADARTARARELAEGKPVTIGADDTVEEAVRTMQEHQLRRLPVIDGHDLVGMLSQADVARSLPEDRVGELVRLVSADRY is encoded by the coding sequence ATGACGAAGGCACGCGAGATCATGACCCCCGGTGCGGAGTGCATCGGCGAGCACGAGACCCTCGAGGCGGCCGCCCGGAAGATGAAGGACCTGGGCGTCGGCGCCCTGCCCGTCTGCGGGGAGCACGGTCGGCTGGTCGGCGTGCTGACCGACCGGGACATCGTCGTGCGCTGCATCGCGGACGGCGCGGACGCCCGGACGGCCCGGGCCCGGGAGCTCGCCGAGGGCAAGCCCGTGACCATCGGTGCCGACGACACCGTCGAGGAGGCCGTGCGGACCATGCAAGAGCACCAGCTGCGCCGCCTGCCGGTGATCGACGGGCACGACCTCGTCGGGATGCTCAGCCAGGCGGACGTCGCCCGGTCCCTGCCCGAGGACCGGGTCGGGGAGCTCGTGCGGCTCGTCTCCGCCGATCGGTACTGA
- a CDS encoding Rieske 2Fe-2S domain-containing protein, translated as MEASAVPEPLDFVTTAARGGPVIVARDAEGALHVLRNACTHQQAVVCREAAGRAESFECPNHYWVFAPDGRFLGSRLALAAGRRAPADPAKDLSAAAVDVVDGWVVARFD; from the coding sequence GTGGAGGCCTCCGCCGTGCCGGAGCCGCTCGACTTCGTGACCACCGCCGCCCGCGGCGGGCCGGTGATCGTCGCCCGTGACGCGGAGGGCGCCCTGCACGTGCTGCGCAACGCCTGCACCCACCAGCAGGCCGTCGTGTGCCGCGAGGCCGCCGGGCGCGCCGAGAGCTTCGAGTGCCCCAACCACTACTGGGTCTTCGCGCCCGACGGCCGGTTCCTGGGCTCGCGCCTGGCGCTCGCGGCCGGCCGGCGCGCGCCGGCGGACCCGGCCAAGGACCTGTCCGCCGCCGCGGTCGACGTGGTCGACGGCTGGGTCGTGGCCCGCTTCGACTGA
- a CDS encoding glycoside hydrolase family 15 protein, protein MAPGDLSSRRDGYVELRSYAAIGDGRTVAMVAHDGSVDWYPVPDLDSAPAFARLLDAEHGGCVELSPAGPFETSRGYVPGTNVLQTTYTTGTGVVRVTDSLNVGSTGPLPWNELARTVEGVAGEVPMTWRVTPGTMFNTVSPWIQDTEQGPVLRVDAVSFGVRSEALGECVVGGQEISGRFGTTPGSQHLLAVVSTHSEPLRLPTPASIRKNVDLTLDMWRRWTDLLECDGPYRADVERSALTLKMLSHGPSGSIAAAATTSLPENRAGTKNYDYRFAWVRDAAYTLHALLRLGEQEDVHAAVSWLLRLARAQSPELHVLNRLNGAVPGDGMTVYEAPGWQGVGPVVSGNAAAEQLQLGVYGDLFDMVDLYVGGGNVLDAATGRMLADVADRICDLWRRPDAGMWELPEHRHYTSSKMGCWHGLDRAVHLADVGQIPGSADRWRAERDRIATWIDENCWNAARGAYVWYPGTDELDTSVLLHAISGLDRGPRMSSTIDALREELGTGPLLHRYSGMQHEEGAFVACSFWAVAALAHVGRQDEALELMDEMLGRGNDLGLYTEMIDPADDAFLGNFPQALSHLALLTAALTLEDTSRS, encoded by the coding sequence GTGGCACCCGGCGACCTGTCCTCTCGCCGGGACGGCTACGTGGAGCTGCGCTCCTACGCGGCCATCGGGGACGGCCGCACGGTCGCGATGGTGGCCCACGACGGGTCCGTGGACTGGTACCCGGTGCCCGACCTGGACTCCGCCCCCGCGTTCGCGCGCCTGCTCGACGCCGAGCACGGCGGGTGCGTGGAGCTGTCCCCGGCCGGCCCCTTCGAGACCAGCCGCGGCTACGTGCCCGGCACGAACGTGCTGCAGACCACCTACACGACCGGCACCGGGGTGGTGCGGGTGACGGACTCCCTCAACGTCGGCTCCACCGGGCCGCTGCCGTGGAACGAGCTGGCCCGCACGGTGGAGGGCGTCGCCGGGGAGGTGCCCATGACGTGGCGGGTGACCCCGGGGACCATGTTCAACACGGTCTCCCCGTGGATCCAGGACACCGAGCAGGGCCCCGTGCTGCGCGTCGACGCGGTGTCGTTCGGGGTGCGCTCGGAGGCGCTGGGCGAGTGCGTGGTGGGCGGACAGGAGATCTCCGGGCGCTTCGGCACGACCCCGGGCTCCCAGCACCTGCTCGCGGTCGTCTCGACGCACAGCGAGCCGCTGCGGCTGCCCACCCCGGCGAGCATCCGCAAGAACGTGGACCTCACCCTGGACATGTGGCGGCGCTGGACCGACCTGCTGGAGTGCGACGGGCCCTACCGGGCCGACGTGGAGCGCAGCGCCCTCACGCTGAAGATGCTCAGCCACGGGCCGTCCGGCTCGATCGCCGCCGCCGCCACCACCTCGCTGCCGGAGAACCGGGCGGGGACCAAGAACTACGACTACCGCTTCGCCTGGGTGCGCGACGCCGCCTACACCCTGCACGCGCTCCTGCGCCTGGGCGAGCAGGAGGACGTGCACGCCGCGGTGTCCTGGCTGCTGCGCCTGGCCCGGGCCCAGTCCCCGGAGCTGCACGTGCTCAACCGGCTCAACGGCGCGGTGCCCGGCGACGGGATGACCGTCTACGAAGCCCCGGGGTGGCAGGGCGTGGGCCCCGTGGTCTCGGGCAACGCCGCCGCCGAGCAGCTCCAGCTGGGTGTCTACGGGGACCTCTTCGACATGGTGGACCTCTACGTGGGCGGCGGCAACGTGCTCGACGCGGCCACCGGGCGGATGCTCGCCGACGTGGCCGACCGGATCTGCGACCTGTGGCGCCGCCCCGACGCCGGGATGTGGGAGCTGCCCGAGCACCGTCACTACACGAGCTCGAAGATGGGCTGCTGGCACGGCCTCGACCGCGCGGTGCACCTGGCCGACGTCGGCCAGATCCCCGGCAGCGCCGACCGCTGGCGGGCGGAGCGGGACCGGATCGCCACGTGGATCGACGAGAACTGCTGGAACGCCGCGCGCGGGGCCTACGTCTGGTACCCGGGCACGGACGAGCTGGACACCTCGGTGCTGCTGCACGCGATCAGCGGCCTGGACCGGGGTCCGCGGATGAGCTCCACCATCGACGCGCTGCGGGAGGAGCTGGGCACCGGCCCCCTGCTGCACCGCTACAGCGGGATGCAGCACGAGGAGGGCGCCTTCGTCGCCTGCTCGTTCTGGGCCGTGGCGGCGCTCGCCCACGTGGGCCGGCAGGACGAGGCCCTCGAGCTCATGGACGAAATGCTCGGCCGGGGCAACGACCTGGGCCTCTACACCGAGATGATCGACCCCGCGGACGACGCGTTCCTCGGCAACTTCCCGCAGGCCCTCAGCCACCTCGCGCTGCTGACGGCGGCACTGACCCTGGAGGACACGAGCCGGTCCTGA
- the purQ gene encoding phosphoribosylformylglycinamidine synthase subunit PurQ: MAETPLIADLSSPAPDAALADARIGVVTFPGTLDDRDAARAVLLAGGTPVPLWYADEELQGVDAVILPGGFSYGDYLRAGAIARFAPLMGRIIDGATAAGTSGSAPLPVLGICNGFQVLTESHLLPGSMVKNDHLKFLCRDQRLRVENSTTVWTTEFEQGQEIVVPLKNQDGQYVADERTLDALEAEGRVVFRYVGVNPNGSRRDIAGICNDRGNVVGLMPHPEHAVEPGFGADFSAAGEVGMRDGTDGLGLFVSALKALVK; encoded by the coding sequence ATGGCCGAGACACCGCTGATCGCCGACCTCTCCAGCCCCGCACCGGACGCCGCGCTCGCGGACGCCCGGATCGGGGTCGTCACCTTCCCGGGCACCCTCGACGACCGCGACGCCGCGCGGGCCGTGCTGCTCGCCGGCGGCACCCCGGTTCCCCTCTGGTACGCCGACGAGGAACTGCAGGGCGTCGACGCCGTCATCCTGCCCGGCGGCTTCTCCTACGGGGACTACCTGCGGGCCGGCGCGATCGCCCGGTTCGCCCCGCTGATGGGCCGGATCATCGACGGCGCGACCGCCGCGGGCACCTCCGGCTCCGCCCCGCTGCCGGTCCTGGGCATCTGCAACGGCTTCCAGGTGCTCACCGAGTCCCACCTGCTGCCGGGCTCCATGGTCAAGAACGACCACCTCAAGTTCCTGTGCCGGGACCAGCGCCTGCGCGTGGAGAACAGCACCACCGTGTGGACCACCGAGTTCGAGCAGGGCCAGGAGATCGTGGTCCCGCTCAAGAACCAGGACGGGCAGTACGTGGCGGACGAGCGCACCCTCGACGCCCTCGAGGCCGAGGGCCGCGTGGTCTTCCGCTACGTCGGCGTCAACCCCAACGGCTCCCGCCGGGACATCGCCGGGATCTGCAACGACCGCGGCAACGTGGTGGGCCTCATGCCGCACCCCGAGCACGCGGTGGAGCCCGGCTTCGGCGCGGACTTCTCCGCCGCCGGCGAGGTCGGCATGCGCGACGGCACGGACGGGCTGGGCCTGTTCGTCTCCGCCCTCAAGGCACTGGTCAAGTAA
- a CDS encoding aspartate kinase, whose translation MSLIVQKFGGSSVADADGIRRVARRIVETRNRGHDVVVVVSAMGDTTDDLLDLAREVTRKPPARELDMLLTAGERISMALLAMAVSGMGAPAQSFTGSQAGMVTDGAHGAALLVEVNPQRVRESLDEGNIAIIAGFQGVHRQTKDITTLGRGGSDTTAVALAAALDADVCEIYSDVDGVFTADPRIAPKARKLDVVSSEEMLELAANGAKILHLRCVEYARRFGVKLHVRSSFSHNEGTWVIPDPEDAATSPKEIPLEQPLISGIAHDRTQAKVTVVGVPDRPGIAARIFRLLAEANVNVDMIVQNISTGDDPLTDLSFTVDESQGELAMSLLRAAEEKIGYAGLEYDDEVGKLSLVGAGMKSNPGVTFTFFEALAAANINIDMISTSEVRISVVTAADRLDEAVRVVHSAFDLDSEDEATVYAGTGR comes from the coding sequence ATGAGCCTGATCGTGCAGAAGTTCGGTGGATCCTCCGTCGCGGACGCCGACGGCATCCGCCGCGTTGCACGGCGGATCGTCGAGACGCGCAACCGGGGCCACGACGTCGTCGTGGTGGTCTCCGCGATGGGCGACACCACGGACGACCTCCTGGACCTCGCCCGCGAGGTCACCCGCAAGCCCCCGGCCCGTGAGCTCGACATGCTGCTCACCGCCGGGGAGCGCATCTCCATGGCCCTGCTGGCCATGGCGGTGTCCGGAATGGGCGCTCCCGCGCAGTCCTTCACGGGGTCGCAGGCGGGCATGGTCACCGACGGCGCCCACGGCGCCGCCCTGCTCGTGGAGGTCAACCCCCAGCGCGTGCGCGAGTCCCTGGACGAGGGCAACATCGCGATCATCGCCGGGTTCCAGGGTGTGCACCGCCAGACCAAGGACATCACCACGCTCGGCCGCGGCGGCTCGGACACCACGGCCGTGGCGCTGGCCGCCGCCCTGGACGCCGACGTGTGCGAGATCTACTCCGACGTCGACGGCGTCTTCACCGCCGATCCCCGCATCGCGCCCAAGGCGCGCAAGCTGGACGTGGTCAGCAGCGAGGAGATGCTCGAGCTCGCCGCCAACGGCGCGAAGATCCTGCACCTGCGCTGCGTCGAGTACGCCCGCCGCTTCGGCGTGAAGCTGCACGTCCGTTCGTCCTTCAGCCACAACGAGGGCACCTGGGTGATCCCGGACCCCGAAGACGCCGCCACCTCCCCGAAGGAGATCCCCTTGGAACAGCCGCTCATCTCCGGCATCGCCCATGACCGGACCCAGGCGAAGGTCACCGTCGTCGGCGTCCCGGACAGGCCCGGCATCGCCGCCCGCATCTTCCGCCTCCTCGCCGAGGCCAATGTCAACGTGGACATGATCGTCCAGAACATCTCCACCGGCGACGACCCCCTGACGGACCTCTCCTTCACGGTGGACGAGTCCCAGGGCGAGCTCGCCATGAGCCTGCTGCGCGCCGCCGAGGAGAAGATCGGCTACGCGGGCCTGGAGTACGACGACGAGGTCGGCAAGCTCTCCCTGGTGGGCGCCGGGATGAAGTCCAACCCGGGCGTGACGTTCACGTTCTTCGAGGCGCTCGCCGCCGCGAACATCAACATCGACATGATCTCCACCTCCGAGGTGCGGATCTCGGTGGTCACCGCCGCCGACCGCCTCGACGAGGCCGTGCGCGTGGTGCACAGCGCCTTCGACCTCGACTCCGAGGACGAGGCCACCGTGTACGCGGGGACCGGCCGCTGA
- a CDS encoding DNA polymerase III subunit gamma and tau yields MTTALYRRYRPETFEDVIGQEHVTEPLMTALRKDRVSHAYLFSGPRGCGKTTSARILARCLNCAEGPTPTPCGRCESCRDLARDGAGSLDVIEMDAASHGGVDHARDLRERATFAPVRDRFKIFIIDEAHMVTREGFNALLKIVEEPPEHIKFIFATTEPSKVLTTIRSRTHHYPFRLVPTEPLMHYLEQLCAEEHVEVAPGVLSLVVRAGGGSVRDTLSVLDQLMAGSDERGIGYDLAVALLGYTHGALLDDVVDAFASGDAATVFRAVDRVIQTGQDPRRFVEDLLERFRDLIIVNAVPESAGNILHGMPQDQIARLRNQASQLGASELSRAADITNTALTEMTGATSPQLHLELLCARILLPSSEDTTRGVTARVDRLERRLSIGRGTASAAGHEEPAAASPRPSAAAAPATAEPAAARADAESTTAPDGAAPSAPERPAPARTAAAAEPSAAERSAAEPDAGGHTRPAAPRGPETGPRPEDRQPPAAAHQEDTRAAAPAEPGAGEGTPLAPGGSEIELLRASWPEIVNALADIRRVAWFTVQRGTPQSFDGKVLRIMFDAEGDLMNFPRFEDDLRQAVQQVLGIDCRAEAVPPGGGHGRGGGGSAPRGPEPAPRPSGQRGELRTEAQRPASPPSPTAPTARGGADRRPTGSAGPGRAAEQRPPMSRDAEAPRSSTAGPGAASGTGSPGGPPSPDGPRGGQDAWHAHGRPATDAPAEWTDPGWAEEPVHSWSVAAIPQSGAPGTSPAATVPAAPSAGNGTSTGNGTSTGNGTSTGNGTSTGTGTSTGNGTSTGNGTSTGNGTSTGNGTSTGNGTSTGNGTSTGNGTSTGNGTSTGNGTSTGNGTSTGTGTSTGNGTSTTTGTGTGSPAAPPAEHRAESPAEHPGNSRTPDAPGGSPSATEPARGPGRAAGPVGAAPTADPASPPRREPGPAQGGPGGGAGRGRPAGGGTPRGRDHAPFDDVPPPEEPPHPDEPPYPDEPPYPEDLDEAPPEQWRPAQQQRTERPAPARDVPVRESPAAAGAPPRTWETARRSTPADATPRTAPRDGPAEAERRERLSFRERHAAAIAAGRRTPDPSAAAERDGGVEWDDSFVPSSDDEALEDSTLYGRAAIERILGGMLIEERDLHAGE; encoded by the coding sequence GTGACTACCGCTCTGTACCGCCGCTACCGCCCGGAGACCTTCGAGGACGTCATCGGCCAGGAGCACGTGACCGAGCCGCTGATGACGGCGCTGCGCAAGGACAGGGTCAGCCACGCATACCTCTTCTCCGGGCCCCGCGGATGCGGCAAGACCACCTCCGCCCGCATCCTGGCCCGTTGCCTCAACTGCGCCGAGGGCCCCACGCCCACGCCCTGCGGCCGCTGCGAGAGCTGCCGCGACCTGGCCCGGGACGGAGCCGGCTCCCTCGACGTGATCGAGATGGACGCCGCCAGCCACGGCGGCGTGGACCACGCCCGCGACCTGCGCGAGCGCGCCACGTTCGCGCCCGTGCGGGACCGGTTCAAGATCTTCATCATCGACGAGGCGCACATGGTCACGCGCGAGGGCTTCAACGCGCTGCTCAAGATCGTCGAGGAGCCCCCGGAGCACATCAAGTTCATCTTCGCGACCACCGAGCCCAGCAAGGTGCTCACGACCATCCGGTCCCGCACCCACCACTACCCCTTCCGCCTGGTCCCCACCGAGCCGCTGATGCACTACCTCGAGCAGCTGTGCGCCGAGGAGCACGTGGAGGTGGCCCCGGGGGTGCTCTCCCTGGTGGTCCGGGCCGGCGGCGGATCGGTCCGCGACACCCTCTCCGTGCTGGACCAGCTCATGGCGGGCTCCGACGAGCGCGGCATCGGCTACGACCTCGCCGTGGCCCTGCTGGGCTACACCCACGGCGCCCTGCTCGACGACGTGGTCGACGCCTTCGCGTCCGGGGACGCCGCCACGGTGTTCCGCGCGGTGGACCGGGTGATCCAGACCGGTCAGGACCCGCGCCGGTTCGTGGAGGACCTGCTCGAGCGCTTCCGCGACCTCATCATCGTCAACGCGGTCCCGGAGTCGGCGGGCAACATCCTGCACGGGATGCCCCAGGACCAGATCGCGCGGCTGCGCAACCAGGCGTCCCAGCTCGGGGCCTCGGAGCTCTCCCGGGCGGCGGACATCACCAACACCGCCCTCACGGAGATGACCGGCGCCACCTCGCCCCAGCTGCATCTCGAGCTGCTCTGCGCGCGCATCCTGCTGCCTTCCTCGGAGGACACCACCCGCGGCGTCACGGCGCGCGTGGACCGGCTGGAACGGCGGCTGAGCATCGGCCGCGGCACCGCCTCCGCCGCCGGGCACGAGGAGCCGGCGGCCGCCTCCCCGCGGCCCTCCGCGGCCGCGGCGCCAGCCACCGCCGAGCCTGCGGCCGCACGGGCGGACGCCGAGAGCACCACGGCACCGGACGGCGCCGCGCCGTCCGCGCCGGAGCGGCCCGCCCCGGCGCGGACGGCCGCCGCGGCCGAACCGAGCGCGGCCGAACGGAGCGCGGCGGAGCCGGACGCAGGCGGCCACACCCGTCCGGCCGCACCCCGGGGCCCGGAGACCGGTCCGCGGCCCGAGGACCGGCAGCCCCCGGCGGCGGCGCACCAGGAGGACACCCGTGCGGCCGCGCCGGCGGAGCCCGGGGCCGGCGAGGGGACCCCGCTCGCGCCGGGCGGCAGCGAGATCGAGCTGCTGCGCGCCTCCTGGCCGGAGATCGTCAACGCCCTCGCGGACATCCGCCGGGTCGCGTGGTTCACCGTCCAGCGCGGCACGCCGCAGTCCTTCGACGGCAAGGTGCTGCGCATCATGTTCGACGCCGAGGGCGACCTCATGAACTTCCCGCGCTTCGAGGACGACCTGCGCCAGGCCGTGCAACAGGTCCTCGGCATCGACTGCCGCGCGGAGGCCGTCCCCCCGGGCGGCGGGCACGGCCGGGGCGGCGGGGGAAGCGCCCCGCGCGGCCCGGAGCCGGCGCCGCGCCCGTCCGGGCAGCGGGGCGAGCTCCGCACCGAGGCGCAGCGCCCCGCCTCGCCCCCGTCACCGACCGCCCCGACCGCCCGCGGCGGCGCGGACCGGCGCCCCACCGGGTCCGCGGGCCCGGGCCGGGCGGCGGAGCAGCGACCGCCCATGTCCCGGGACGCGGAGGCTCCTCGGAGCAGCACCGCGGGGCCCGGCGCCGCGTCCGGCACCGGCTCCCCCGGGGGACCGCCGTCCCCGGACGGGCCCCGGGGCGGGCAGGACGCGTGGCACGCGCACGGCCGGCCCGCCACGGACGCGCCCGCGGAGTGGACGGATCCCGGGTGGGCCGAAGAACCCGTGCACAGCTGGTCCGTGGCCGCCATCCCGCAGAGCGGCGCGCCCGGGACCTCGCCCGCCGCCACGGTCCCGGCCGCCCCGTCGGCAGGGAACGGGACCTCGACAGGGAACGGGACCTCGACAGGGAACGGGACCTCGACAGGGAACGGGACCTCGACAGGAACCGGAACCTCGACAGGGAACGGGACCTCGACAGGGAACGGGACCTCGACAGGGAACGGGACCTCGACAGGGAACGGGACCTCGACAGGGAACGGGACCTCGACAGGGAACGGGACCTCGACAGGGAACGGGACCTCGACAGGGAACGGGACCTCGACAGGGAACGGGACCTCGACAGGGAACGGGACCTCGACAGGAACCGGAACCTCGACAGGGAACGGGACCTCGACAACGACAGGGACCGGGACCGGGTCACCGGCTGCTCCCCCGGCGGAGCACCGTGCCGAGTCCCCCGCCGAGCACCCGGGGAACTCCCGGACGCCGGACGCCCCCGGGGGCTCCCCGTCCGCCACCGAACCGGCCCGGGGACCGGGACGGGCTGCCGGACCCGTCGGCGCCGCGCCCACCGCGGACCCCGCCTCCCCGCCGCGCCGGGAGCCCGGTCCCGCCCAGGGCGGCCCCGGCGGCGGAGCCGGCCGCGGCCGTCCGGCCGGTGGCGGCACGCCTCGGGGCCGGGACCACGCGCCGTTCGACGACGTCCCGCCGCCGGAGGAACCGCCCCACCCCGACGAGCCCCCGTACCCGGACGAGCCCCCGTACCCGGAGGATCTCGACGAGGCGCCCCCGGAGCAGTGGCGGCCCGCGCAGCAGCAGCGCACCGAACGGCCAGCACCGGCCCGGGACGTCCCGGTGCGGGAGAGCCCCGCCGCGGCCGGCGCCCCGCCCCGGACCTGGGAGACGGCTCGTCGCAGCACACCCGCCGACGCCACCCCGCGCACCGCCCCGCGGGACGGCCCCGCGGAGGCCGAGCGGCGGGAACGGCTGAGCTTCCGGGAGCGCCACGCCGCGGCGATCGCCGCCGGGCGCCGGACCCCGGACCCGAGCGCGGCGGCGGAGCGGGACGGCGGCGTAGAATGGGACGATTCCTTCGTCCCCAGTTCGGACGACGAGGCGCTCGAGGACTCCACCCTCTACGGCCGTGCGGCGATCGAGCGCATCCTCGGCGGCATGCTGATCGAGGAGCGGGACCTCCACGCCGGGGAGTGA
- the purS gene encoding phosphoribosylformylglycinamidine synthase subunit PurS, protein MARIVVDVMPKPEILDPQGKAIANELPRIGLDRFAGVRQGKRFELTVDGEATEDVLAQAREAAEKLLSNPVIEDVVRVAVLDEEH, encoded by the coding sequence ATGGCCCGCATTGTTGTCGACGTCATGCCCAAGCCCGAGATCCTCGACCCGCAGGGAAAGGCGATCGCCAACGAGCTGCCGCGGATCGGGCTGGACCGGTTCGCCGGGGTGCGCCAGGGCAAGCGCTTCGAGCTCACCGTCGACGGCGAGGCCACCGAGGACGTGCTGGCCCAGGCGCGCGAGGCCGCCGAGAAGCTGCTGTCCAACCCCGTGATCGAGGACGTCGTGCGGGTGGCCGTCCTGGACGAGGAGCACTGA
- a CDS encoding SDR family oxidoreductase, which yields MSQPEQQQDVPGEQSEMTPVPDCGEHSYRGSGKLEGKAAIITGGDSGIGRAAAIAYAREGADVLVAYLEEDDDARDTARWIEEAGRRAVLVRGDLSDPAHCRSVVDRAVQEFGKVDVLVSNAAFQMSHESLDEISDEEWDYTFRLNVGAMFHLTKAAVPHMAPGSAIIGSSSVQSDQPSPQLAPYAATKAAIANFSAGLAQMLGEKGIRVNSVAPGPIWTPLIPATMPPEKVGAFGDDVPLGRAGQPAELAPVYVLLASDDGSYISGSRVAVTGGKPIL from the coding sequence ATGAGTCAGCCAGAACAGCAGCAGGACGTCCCCGGCGAGCAGTCGGAGATGACCCCCGTCCCGGACTGCGGGGAGCACAGCTACCGCGGCTCCGGCAAGCTCGAGGGCAAGGCCGCGATCATCACCGGCGGCGACAGCGGCATCGGCCGCGCCGCGGCGATCGCCTACGCCCGGGAGGGCGCGGACGTCCTGGTGGCCTACCTCGAGGAGGACGACGACGCCCGGGACACCGCCCGCTGGATCGAGGAGGCCGGGCGCAGGGCCGTGCTGGTGCGCGGGGACCTCTCCGACCCGGCGCACTGCCGCAGCGTGGTGGACCGGGCCGTCCAGGAGTTCGGCAAGGTCGACGTGCTGGTCTCCAACGCCGCCTTCCAGATGAGCCACGAGAGCCTCGACGAGATCAGCGACGAGGAGTGGGACTACACCTTCCGGCTCAACGTCGGGGCGATGTTCCACCTGACCAAGGCCGCGGTGCCGCACATGGCCCCCGGCTCGGCGATCATCGGCAGCTCCTCGGTGCAGTCCGACCAGCCGTCCCCGCAGCTGGCGCCCTACGCCGCGACGAAGGCCGCGATCGCGAACTTCTCCGCCGGCCTGGCGCAGATGCTGGGCGAGAAGGGCATCCGCGTGAACAGCGTGGCCCCCGGCCCGATCTGGACGCCGCTCATCCCGGCGACCATGCCCCCGGAGAAGGTCGGCGCCTTCGGCGACGACGTCCCCCTGGGCCGCGCCGGGCAGCCCGCCGAGCTGGCGCCCGTCTACGTGCTGCTGGCCTCCGACGACGGCAGCTACATCTCCGGGTCCCGGGTCGCCGTGACCGGCGGCAAGCCGATCCTGTGA